From the genome of Bacteroides sp. MSB163, one region includes:
- a CDS encoding sigma-70 family RNA polymerase sigma factor: MEEQELAGRCRQGDNLARKELYERYAGRMLSVCLRYAGDRDTAEDLMHDGFLKLFDSFDKFTWRGDGSLRAWMERVMVNTALQYLRKNDVINQSEGLDNIPETYEEPDASKVETIPQKVLMQFISELPAGYRTVFNLYIFEEKSHKEIAQMLGINEKSSASQLTRAKATLATKVREWMKNNA; this comes from the coding sequence ATGGAAGAACAGGAACTGGCAGGACGGTGCAGGCAAGGCGACAACCTTGCCAGGAAGGAGCTGTACGAGCGCTATGCAGGGCGGATGCTCAGCGTGTGTCTTCGTTATGCAGGTGACCGTGATACAGCAGAAGACCTCATGCACGATGGTTTCCTGAAGCTCTTCGATTCTTTTGATAAATTCACTTGGCGAGGTGATGGATCCTTGCGGGCGTGGATGGAGCGTGTTATGGTGAATACGGCGTTGCAATACTTGCGCAAGAATGATGTAATAAACCAGTCGGAGGGGTTGGACAACATACCTGAAACGTACGAGGAACCCGATGCTTCGAAAGTGGAAACTATTCCCCAAAAGGTGCTGATGCAGTTTATCAGTGAATTACCTGCCGGTTATCGCACCGTATTCAACTTATATATATTTGAAGAAAAGTCTCATAAGGAAATCGCCCAGATGCTGGGTATTAATGAGAAGTCATCGGCTTCGCAGCTGACACGCGCTAAAGCTACTTTGGCTACAAAAGTGCGGGAGTGGATGAAGAACAATGCTTAA
- a CDS encoding porin family protein: MMKDDELWLKKIKERLDDYSEPLPDTGWERLEKVLPVSAPMSVGKKKQIMFRRWAMTAAAVVLVAVSSVSLWLLQSPVVDEVRRAAEPALATIPDVLPEQTKPDTQGEQPEPVIRRVIEQGDSRHQALVAQHLEAESNVQEVNVNRQEEIVNSDLNSNVTEATEKTEQAKETETSSSIPEKKEREVYRPSSRDKFHLPTEKKSSAGNKGWAVGMSVGNTGALASLDNTNGGMHSGPNSTPMFSDKLDLPNVSSGILDIPEGQELVFEGGVPYLRKNTRQVKNIKHKQPLSFGLSVRKALPKNFSVETGVTYTMLSSEITYENSSEKTDQKLHYIGIPVRANWSFVNDKRFTVYVSAGGAIEKCVYGKVGSEKETVKPVQLSVMGAVGAQYNISNRVGIYVEPGVSYFFDDGSPIETIRKENPTNFTLQAGIRLTY; this comes from the coding sequence ATGATGAAAGATGATGAATTGTGGTTGAAAAAGATAAAGGAGCGGCTGGATGATTATTCCGAACCGTTGCCTGATACCGGCTGGGAACGGTTGGAGAAAGTATTGCCTGTCTCCGCACCCATGTCTGTAGGAAAGAAGAAACAGATCATGTTCCGCCGTTGGGCGATGACGGCTGCGGCAGTTGTGCTGGTGGCTGTCTCGTCTGTTAGCTTGTGGTTGCTGCAAAGTCCGGTAGTGGACGAGGTGCGTCGTGCAGCTGAACCGGCTCTGGCAACGATACCTGATGTGTTGCCGGAACAGACAAAGCCGGATACTCAAGGAGAACAGCCGGAACCTGTTATCCGGCGAGTCATTGAACAAGGGGATTCTCGTCATCAAGCTCTTGTAGCGCAGCATTTGGAGGCGGAAAGCAATGTTCAGGAAGTAAACGTGAACCGACAAGAAGAAATAGTGAATTCAGATTTGAATTCAAATGTGACAGAAGCGACGGAAAAAACGGAACAGGCAAAGGAAACGGAAACTTCATCTTCGATTCCTGAAAAGAAGGAACGCGAAGTGTATCGTCCTTCCAGTAGAGATAAGTTCCATTTGCCTACTGAAAAGAAATCATCTGCCGGAAATAAAGGTTGGGCGGTTGGCATGTCTGTAGGAAATACGGGAGCACTTGCGTCGCTGGATAATACAAATGGCGGTATGCACTCAGGTCCGAATTCAACTCCGATGTTTAGTGATAAACTGGATTTACCGAATGTTTCCAGTGGTATTCTGGATATTCCTGAAGGACAAGAACTGGTATTTGAAGGCGGAGTACCTTATCTGCGGAAAAATACCCGTCAGGTTAAAAATATCAAGCATAAGCAACCTCTTAGTTTCGGTTTATCGGTACGGAAAGCATTGCCGAAAAATTTTTCTGTGGAAACCGGTGTGACTTATACGATGCTGTCGTCTGAAATAACATATGAAAATAGTTCGGAAAAGACAGATCAGAAACTGCACTATATCGGTATTCCGGTGCGTGCAAACTGGAGTTTCGTTAATGACAAGCGTTTCACGGTGTATGTATCTGCCGGTGGTGCAATAGAGAAGTGCGTCTATGGTAAGGTAGGAAGCGAAAAGGAAACGGTGAAACCCGTGCAATTATCTGTAATGGGTGCGGTAGGTGCTCAATATAATATTAGTAATAGAGTGGGAATATATGTAGAGCCCGGTGTTTCCTATTTCTTTGACGATGGCTCTCCGATAGAGACTATACGAAAGGAAAACCCGACGAACTTTACGTTGCAGGCAGGTATCCGTCTGACTTACTAA
- the pflA gene encoding pyruvate formate-lyase-activating protein: MINVHSYESMGTFDGPGLRLVVFLQGCPFRCLYCANPDTIDAKGGTPTPPEEILQMAISQKVFFGKKGGITFSGGEPTLQAEALIPLFKDLKANGIHICLDTNGGIWNEKVEELLSLTDLVLLDLKEFNPERHKKLTGCSNAKTLHTAAWLEEQNRPFWLRYVLVPGYSDFEEDIRSLGEHLGQYKSIQRVEILPYHRLGVHKYEAMGWDYQLKEVKENTPEQLERAEKLFKEYFETVIVN; encoded by the coding sequence ATGATAAACGTACACTCCTACGAAAGTATGGGAACATTCGACGGGCCGGGTCTCCGGCTCGTCGTTTTCCTGCAAGGCTGTCCATTCCGTTGTCTCTATTGTGCCAACCCGGATACAATAGACGCAAAAGGGGGTACACCTACCCCACCGGAAGAAATTCTGCAAATGGCTATTAGCCAGAAAGTATTTTTCGGGAAAAAGGGTGGCATCACATTCTCAGGCGGCGAGCCTACATTACAGGCCGAAGCGCTTATACCTCTGTTCAAAGATTTGAAAGCAAACGGCATTCACATCTGCCTGGATACCAATGGTGGCATCTGGAATGAAAAAGTAGAAGAATTATTGAGCCTGACGGATTTAGTGCTGCTGGATCTCAAAGAATTCAATCCCGAACGCCATAAGAAGCTGACCGGATGCAGCAATGCAAAAACTTTGCATACGGCCGCCTGGTTGGAGGAACAGAACCGGCCTTTCTGGCTACGCTATGTATTAGTGCCGGGATATAGTGATTTTGAGGAAGACATCCGCAGTTTGGGCGAACATCTCGGTCAATATAAAAGTATACAGCGGGTAGAAATACTTCCCTATCATCGCCTGGGCGTGCATAAGTACGAAGCTATGGGATGGGATTACCAATTGAAAGAAGTAAAAGAAAACACTCCCGAACAGCTGGAACGTGCGGAAAAGTTATTCAAGGAATACTTCGAAACGGTTATAGTAAACTAA
- the pflB gene encoding formate C-acetyltransferase, with translation MELNKTFIDGLWSKEINVSDFVSKNIAPYTGDASFLQGPTERTKKIWELCLKALEEERANNGVRSLDPHTVSTITSHQAGYIDKENELIVGLQTDELLKRAIKPFGGINVVMKACRENGVEIDDKVKDIFTHYRKTHNDGVFDVYTEEIRSFRSLGFLTGLPDNYARGRIIGDYRRLALYGINRLIEAKMEDLHNLTGPMTDARIRLREEVAEQIKALKDIKIMGEYYGLDLSRPATSAQEAVQWVYMAYLAAVKEQDGAAMSLGNVSSFLDIFIEYDLAHGKINETFAQELIDQFVIKLRMVRHLRMQSYNDIFAGDPTWVTEAIGGRFNDGRVKVTKTSFRFLQTLYNLGPSPEPNLTILWGPELPEGFKKFCAQVSVDTSSIQYENDNLMREVRNCDDYGIACCVSYQAIGKQIQFFGARANLAKALLLAINGGRCENTGTVMVKGIPVLTGETLKFEEVMSNYKKVLTEIARVYNEAMNIIHFMHDKYYYEKAQMAFIDTNPRINLAYGVAGLSIAIDSLSAIKNAKVTARRNDIGLTEGFDIDGTFPCFGNNDDRVDHLGVDLVYYFSEELKKLPVYKNARPTLSLLTITSNVMYGKKTGATPDGRAKGVAFAPGANPMHGRDKNGAIASLSSVAKLRYRDSQDGISNTFSIVPKSLGPTPEDRVENLVTMMDGYFTKGAHHLNVNVLNREMLEDAMEHPEKYPQLTIRVSGYAVNFVKLSREHQLEVISRSFHERM, from the coding sequence ATGGAATTGAACAAAACCTTTATTGACGGGCTTTGGAGCAAAGAAATCAATGTCAGTGATTTCGTTAGTAAAAACATCGCGCCTTACACTGGAGACGCATCCTTCCTGCAAGGACCTACCGAGCGCACGAAAAAAATCTGGGAACTTTGTCTGAAAGCACTCGAAGAAGAAAGAGCCAACAACGGCGTTCGTTCTCTCGATCCTCATACCGTATCTACCATTACTTCACATCAGGCAGGTTATATAGATAAGGAGAATGAACTTATCGTTGGCTTGCAGACGGATGAACTGTTGAAACGTGCTATCAAGCCGTTCGGTGGCATCAACGTAGTGATGAAAGCTTGCCGCGAAAACGGCGTAGAAATAGATGATAAGGTAAAAGATATCTTTACCCATTATCGCAAGACACACAATGACGGCGTATTCGATGTATATACTGAAGAGATTCGCTCATTCCGCTCATTGGGTTTCCTCACCGGACTTCCCGATAACTATGCCCGCGGGCGTATCATCGGCGACTACCGCCGTCTGGCCCTTTACGGTATCAACCGCCTCATCGAAGCTAAAATGGAAGATTTGCACAATCTGACCGGTCCGATGACCGATGCCCGTATTCGCTTGCGCGAAGAAGTGGCAGAGCAGATCAAGGCTTTGAAAGATATTAAGATAATGGGCGAATATTACGGACTCGATCTTAGTCGCCCGGCTACTTCGGCACAGGAAGCCGTACAATGGGTGTACATGGCTTATTTGGCCGCTGTAAAAGAGCAAGACGGTGCAGCTATGTCTCTGGGTAACGTCTCTTCGTTCCTCGACATCTTTATTGAATATGATCTGGCACACGGCAAAATCAATGAAACATTTGCTCAGGAGCTGATCGACCAATTCGTTATCAAACTCCGCATGGTGCGCCATCTGCGTATGCAGTCATACAACGATATCTTTGCCGGAGACCCGACCTGGGTAACGGAAGCCATTGGCGGACGTTTCAACGACGGACGCGTAAAGGTAACAAAGACTTCCTTCCGCTTCCTGCAAACATTGTATAACCTCGGTCCTTCTCCCGAACCGAACCTGACCATACTTTGGGGACCTGAACTCCCTGAAGGTTTCAAGAAATTCTGCGCACAAGTATCCGTAGATACCAGCTCCATCCAATACGAAAATGATAACCTGATGCGCGAAGTACGTAACTGCGATGACTATGGTATCGCATGTTGTGTATCCTATCAGGCCATCGGCAAGCAGATACAGTTCTTCGGGGCACGTGCCAACCTGGCAAAAGCCTTGTTGCTTGCTATCAACGGCGGACGTTGCGAAAACACCGGTACTGTCATGGTAAAAGGTATTCCCGTATTGACCGGTGAAACATTGAAGTTTGAGGAAGTAATGTCGAACTACAAGAAAGTACTGACCGAAATTGCCCGTGTCTACAACGAGGCAATGAACATCATCCATTTCATGCACGATAAGTATTATTACGAAAAGGCTCAGATGGCATTTATCGATACGAATCCACGCATTAATCTGGCTTATGGTGTAGCCGGTCTTTCCATTGCCATCGACTCACTGTCAGCCATCAAGAATGCAAAGGTTACAGCCCGTCGCAACGACATCGGCCTGACGGAAGGTTTCGATATCGACGGTACATTCCCATGTTTTGGTAACAATGACGACCGTGTAGACCACCTCGGTGTGGACTTGGTATACTATTTCAGCGAAGAACTGAAAAAGTTACCTGTTTACAAGAATGCCCGTCCTACCCTTTCATTGCTGACGATTACTTCCAATGTAATGTACGGTAAGAAAACAGGTGCCACCCCTGACGGGCGTGCCAAAGGTGTAGCTTTCGCCCCGGGTGCCAACCCGATGCACGGACGCGATAAGAATGGTGCCATCGCATCGTTGAGTTCCGTAGCTAAGTTGCGTTATCGTGACTCACAGGACGGTATCAGCAATACGTTCTCAATCGTTCCGAAATCTCTCGGCCCAACACCGGAAGACCGTGTTGAAAACCTGGTAACAATGATGGACGGTTACTTTACTAAAGGTGCACACCACCTGAACGTAAACGTACTGAACCGTGAAATGCTGGAAGATGCCATGGAACATCCGGAGAAGTATCCGCAACTCACAATTCGTGTTTCCGGCTATGCTGTGAATTTTGTGAAGTTGAGCCGCGAACACCAGTTAGAGGTCATCAGCCGTAGTTTCCACGAAAGAATGTAA
- a CDS encoding DUF3873 domain-containing protein has translation METLNKNGVSITQTPGEEKYVKCCLGAFRGQIYYQYDYCHTDGELFSTLAKTLDECRKQRDEWLKIQQ, from the coding sequence ATGGAAACTTTAAACAAAAACGGGGTAAGCATTACCCAAACACCGGGAGAAGAAAAATATGTAAAATGCTGTTTAGGCGCATTTAGGGGACAAATCTATTATCAATATGATTATTGCCATACGGATGGCGAACTGTTCAGCACGCTTGCCAAAACGCTCGACGAGTGTCGCAAACAACGGGATGAATGGCTGAAAATACAACAATGA
- a CDS encoding Cthe_2314 family HEPN domain-containing protein, which produces MNRPYISLDEVAKNEFSITCIYLAGSIIQDAEKREGFDMNKNNYHLFTDNEKFILELFYILSDIENCLSSIENACIFVKRFYGKSYFEKCKINIIDYSLYHYDVLCYKISTLKDLYFKLVNYLYDLKLKGKSCSWKSIEKKEEEINNPFLFHLLRENYNNLSVIDNRRNKSAHEGKIEHAAFKDISPYVMLTMYSKTMPISDDVIITRGSYLEYKLKSSRKKFLEETEICKYNAFIFTRCILCSLSETFIQKIDNDTKNKYSATLEKIKQETQGNKCSIGKKNWKECSD; this is translated from the coding sequence ATGAATAGACCTTATATATCATTAGACGAAGTTGCAAAAAATGAATTTTCTATAACCTGTATATATCTTGCAGGGAGTATAATTCAAGATGCAGAGAAAAGAGAGGGGTTTGATATGAATAAAAATAATTATCATCTATTTACTGATAATGAAAAGTTTATATTAGAACTTTTTTATATTCTTTCTGATATAGAGAATTGTCTTTCCTCAATTGAAAACGCATGTATTTTTGTGAAACGTTTTTATGGGAAAAGTTATTTTGAAAAATGCAAAATCAATATTATAGATTATTCTTTGTACCATTATGATGTTCTTTGTTACAAAATATCAACTCTCAAAGATTTATATTTCAAACTTGTAAACTACTTATATGATTTGAAATTAAAGGGTAAGTCTTGTAGCTGGAAATCAATAGAAAAGAAAGAAGAAGAAATTAACAACCCTTTTTTATTCCATCTTTTAAGGGAAAATTATAATAACCTTTCTGTTATTGATAATAGACGTAATAAGTCTGCTCATGAAGGAAAAATTGAACATGCTGCTTTTAAGGATATTAGTCCGTATGTGATGTTAACGATGTATTCTAAAACAATGCCTATTAGTGATGATGTTATAATTACTCGTGGTTCATATTTAGAATACAAATTAAAAAGCAGCAGAAAGAAATTTTTAGAGGAAACAGAAATTTGTAAATATAATGCGTTTATATTTACTCGCTGCATACTTTGTTCATTATCTGAGACGTTTATACAAAAAATAGATAATGATACAAAAAACAAATATTCGGCGACATTAGAAAAAATTAAGCAAGAAACACAAGGCAACAAGTGTAGTATTGGTAAAAAAAATTGGAAGGAATGTTCTGATTAA
- a CDS encoding class I fructose-bisphosphate aldolase, whose amino-acid sequence MSKTVDLLGQQAEYYLNHTCKTIDKKLIHVPGPDVIDKIWVDSDRNVRTLNSLQTLYGHGRLANTGYVSILPVDQDIEHTAGASFAPNPIYFDPENIVKLAIEGGCNAVASTFGILGAVARKYAHKIPFVVKLNHNELLTYPNSYDQVMFGTVKEAWNMGAVAVGATIYFGSEQSRRQIIEISQAFEYAHELGMATILWCYLRNNDFKKDGTDYHAAADLTGQANHIGVTIKADIVKQKLPSNNGGFTAIHFGKTDGRMYSELATSHPIDLCRYQVANGYMGRVGLINSGGESHGESDLRDAVVTAVINKRAGGMGLISGRKAFQKPMEEGVQLLNTIQDVYLDSSITIA is encoded by the coding sequence ATGAGTAAAACAGTTGATTTGTTGGGACAACAGGCAGAATATTACCTGAACCATACGTGTAAGACAATAGATAAGAAATTAATTCATGTTCCTGGACCTGATGTGATTGATAAAATCTGGGTGGACTCTGACAGAAATGTACGTACCCTTAATAGCTTGCAAACTTTGTACGGACATGGACGCCTTGCGAATACCGGGTATGTATCCATTCTGCCGGTCGACCAGGATATAGAACATACAGCCGGAGCATCATTCGCTCCTAATCCGATCTATTTTGATCCTGAAAATATAGTGAAACTGGCAATCGAAGGAGGTTGTAATGCAGTTGCATCCACATTTGGTATATTAGGGGCTGTTGCCCGTAAATATGCCCATAAAATACCTTTCGTAGTAAAACTGAACCATAATGAACTGCTTACTTATCCAAATTCTTACGATCAGGTGATGTTTGGAACCGTAAAAGAAGCATGGAATATGGGTGCGGTAGCTGTTGGCGCTACTATCTATTTCGGTTCGGAGCAAAGTCGTCGTCAGATTATTGAGATATCACAAGCTTTTGAATATGCTCATGAGTTAGGTATGGCAACTATTCTTTGGTGTTATCTCAGAAACAATGATTTTAAGAAGGACGGCACAGATTACCATGCGGCAGCCGACCTTACCGGACAGGCCAACCACATCGGAGTGACCATCAAGGCTGATATTGTAAAGCAAAAACTTCCTTCCAATAATGGCGGATTCACAGCTATTCACTTTGGTAAAACGGATGGAAGAATGTATTCTGAACTCGCAACTTCACATCCTATCGACCTTTGCCGCTATCAGGTTGCTAATGGCTATATGGGGCGTGTCGGTTTGATTAATTCCGGTGGTGAATCTCATGGAGAATCGGATTTGCGTGATGCTGTTGTTACGGCGGTTATCAATAAACGTGCCGGTGGAATGGGATTGATCAGCGGACGGAAAGCATTCCAAAAACCAATGGAAGAGGGCGTTCAATTATTGAATACCATTCAGGATGTTTATTTGGATTCTTCAATAACGATTGCATAA
- a CDS encoding contractile injection system tape measure protein: protein MKNEKIDMSRESAAFRVSQDGVYIITGTNPRHGITVSTGVHATIILQNANLCDPENMGVAFHIAEDCHVTVILEGNNTLHSGREMAAIQSRKQSVLIIKGDGKLVAYGGEGAAGIGCGYATECGDIIIESGTIEAYAGYQHETSWRAGSAGIGGAGQYAGRKSKCGNITITGGKIIAKCDKGNWDIGPGDEGTCGSVKVDENVIAPGVRIYGSHLGTEQYRDLKHIPISNAGLVILSPFLPMLFMRLNMLSQDHRSFNSNESKVRAIFILQHFIANEDREYDEKDLFLNRLLINYPSNEPLPKRLVLNQNELNTIDSLLEAAKANWSKMRNTSMRAFQESFLNRAGVIEKTEWTLTVEERAYDILLDSIPWSYKVVRLPWMENILKVNWR, encoded by the coding sequence ATGAAAAATGAAAAAATAGACATGAGTAGGGAATCGGCAGCTTTCCGTGTCTCTCAAGATGGAGTGTACATTATCACAGGTACCAATCCGAGACATGGTATCACAGTGTCTACCGGAGTACATGCAACAATTATTCTGCAAAATGCCAACTTATGTGATCCGGAAAACATGGGTGTTGCATTTCATATTGCGGAAGACTGTCATGTCACGGTAATTCTCGAAGGAAACAACACACTGCACAGTGGTCGTGAAATGGCTGCAATTCAATCAAGAAAGCAATCAGTTCTGATCATTAAAGGGGATGGAAAGTTAGTTGCATACGGTGGAGAAGGTGCCGCCGGTATAGGATGCGGATATGCTACCGAATGTGGTGACATTATTATCGAAAGTGGAACCATAGAAGCCTATGCAGGTTATCAGCACGAAACTTCCTGGCGCGCGGGATCTGCAGGAATAGGCGGTGCCGGTCAATATGCAGGTCGAAAAAGTAAATGTGGAAACATAACTATTACAGGAGGAAAAATCATAGCTAAATGTGACAAAGGGAACTGGGATATTGGTCCGGGCGATGAAGGAACTTGTGGCAGTGTAAAAGTAGATGAGAATGTAATAGCTCCCGGAGTGCGTATATATGGCTCTCATTTAGGTACAGAACAATATAGAGATTTAAAACACATACCTATATCCAATGCCGGATTGGTCATTCTCTCCCCATTTCTACCAATGCTTTTTATGAGGCTTAATATGTTAAGCCAAGATCACAGGAGTTTCAATAGTAACGAATCAAAAGTACGAGCTATATTCATTTTACAACACTTTATAGCAAATGAAGACAGGGAGTATGATGAAAAAGATCTGTTCCTCAACCGCTTGTTAATAAATTATCCCTCCAACGAACCACTCCCTAAAAGACTGGTACTAAATCAGAATGAACTTAACACAATAGATTCTCTATTGGAAGCAGCAAAGGCAAACTGGTCAAAAATGAGGAATACTTCAATGAGAGCCTTCCAAGAATCATTTTTGAATAGAGCGGGGGTTATAGAAAAAACGGAATGGACTCTAACTGTAGAGGAACGTGCATACGATATATTATTGGATAGCATTCCCTGGTCATACAAAGTTGTACGGTTACCATGGATGGAAAATATACTCAAGGTTAACTGGAGATAA